A part of Salmo trutta chromosome 15, fSalTru1.1, whole genome shotgun sequence genomic DNA contains:
- the LOC115149501 gene encoding liver-expressed antimicrobial peptide 2, with protein sequence MRTAQYIALFMFLTLLCPIQVQTAPVPEDWTGLFTRAKRSLLWRWNTLKPVGASCREHDECGTKYCRKKICSFQVFTS encoded by the exons ATGAGGACAGCACAGTACATTGCCCTCTTCATGTTCCTGACTCTGCTTTGCCCAATCCAG GTGCAGACCGCTCCTGTGCCTGAGGATTGGACGGGCCTGTTCACCCGAGCCAAGCGCTCTCTCCTTTGGCGATGGAATACTCTGAAGCCTGTTGGCGCAAGCTGCAGAGAGCACGACGAGTGTGGGACCAAATACTGCAG GAAAAAGATCTGTTCTTTCCAGGTTTTTACATCTTGA